One Mycolicibacterium crocinum DNA window includes the following coding sequences:
- a CDS encoding protein adenylyltransferase SelO has protein sequence MSIAPDTTVVLGHRFATEVPEIALRWQAEAAPDPRLLVLNETLAAVLGLNPEWLRGPDGIGLLVGTQLPADAEPVAQGYAGHQFGGYVPRLGDGRALLLGELVDTEGRLRDLHLKGSGRTPFARGGDGLAAVGPMLREYVISEAMHALRIPTTRSLSVVATGRTVQRETVLDGAVLARVASSHLRVGSFQYVSAAGESEVLRRLADHAISRHYPAAAEADNPYLALLESVIAAQADLIAQWMLVGFIHGVMNTDNMTISGETIDYGPCAFMDTFDPKTVFSSIDSWGRYAYGNQPTIAAWNLARFAEALLGLIDDDQDRAVERATASLQQFPQLYSAAYVAGMRRKLGLSDDVEDAAAQTLCEDLVALLESERVDYTSFFRRLAGGVVDPALEAWAGRWRELNPDAEAMQRVNPVYIPRNHLVEEALTAASAGDMELFDRLLRVVSSPYDERPGFERYAEPAPEDFGSCFQTFCGT, from the coding sequence ATGAGTATTGCGCCCGATACGACCGTCGTCCTCGGCCACCGATTCGCCACTGAGGTGCCCGAAATCGCGCTGCGCTGGCAGGCCGAAGCCGCCCCCGATCCGCGGCTGCTGGTCCTCAACGAGACGCTGGCCGCCGTGCTCGGCCTGAACCCCGAATGGCTGCGCGGCCCCGATGGGATCGGGCTTCTCGTCGGGACCCAGCTGCCCGCGGACGCCGAACCCGTCGCGCAGGGGTATGCCGGTCACCAGTTCGGTGGCTATGTGCCACGCCTCGGCGACGGGCGCGCCCTGCTGCTGGGTGAGCTGGTCGACACCGAGGGCCGGTTGCGCGATCTGCATCTCAAGGGATCGGGCCGCACACCGTTCGCCCGCGGCGGCGACGGCCTGGCGGCGGTCGGGCCGATGCTGCGCGAGTACGTCATCAGTGAGGCGATGCACGCCTTGCGAATTCCGACCACCCGCTCACTGTCGGTCGTCGCCACCGGGCGCACGGTGCAGCGCGAAACGGTGTTGGACGGCGCGGTCCTCGCCCGGGTCGCGTCGAGTCATCTGCGTGTTGGCAGCTTCCAATATGTCTCTGCCGCAGGCGAATCGGAGGTGCTGCGCCGACTCGCCGACCACGCGATCAGCAGGCACTACCCCGCCGCCGCGGAGGCCGACAATCCGTACCTCGCCCTGCTGGAGTCGGTGATCGCCGCGCAGGCGGACCTGATCGCGCAGTGGATGCTGGTCGGGTTCATCCACGGCGTGATGAACACCGACAACATGACGATCTCGGGCGAGACGATCGACTACGGGCCGTGCGCATTCATGGATACCTTCGACCCGAAGACGGTGTTCAGCTCGATCGATTCCTGGGGCCGCTACGCGTACGGCAATCAGCCGACGATCGCCGCGTGGAATTTGGCCCGCTTCGCCGAGGCGCTGCTCGGGCTGATCGACGACGACCAGGATCGCGCAGTCGAGCGGGCAACGGCGTCGCTGCAACAGTTTCCGCAGCTGTATTCCGCGGCGTACGTGGCGGGCATGCGCCGCAAACTCGGGCTGAGCGACGACGTCGAAGACGCTGCGGCGCAGACACTTTGCGAGGACCTCGTGGCGCTGCTCGAGAGTGAGCGCGTCGACTACACGTCATTTTTCCGCCGACTTGCCGGCGGTGTGGTGGACCCGGCATTGGAGGCGTGGGCCGGCCGGTGGCGAGAACTGAATCCCGACGCCGAGGCGATGCAGCGGGTGAATCCCGTCTATATCCCGCGTAATCATCTGGTCGAGGAAGCGCTGACGGCCGCGTCCGCAGGTGACATGGAACTGTTCGACCGGCTACTGCGTGTGGTGAGTTCTCCCTACGACGAACGCCCGGGATTCGAGCGTTACGCCGAACCCGCCCCCGAAGACTTCGGTAGCTGCTTCCAAACCTTCTGTGGTACTTAG
- the rpsB gene encoding 30S ribosomal protein S2 yields MAVVTMKQLLDSGTHFGHQTRRWNPKMKRFIFTDRNGIYIIDLQQTLTYIDQAYEFVKETVAHGGSILFVGTKKQAQESIADEATRVGMPYVNQRWLGGMLTNFSTVHKRLQRLKELEAMEQTGGFEGRTKKEILMLTREKNKLERSLGGIRDMQKVPSAIWVVDTNKEHLAVSEAIKLGIPVIAILDTNCDPDQVNYPIPGNDDAIRSAALLTKVIASAVAEGLQARSGAGDKSGSEAGAGAEPLAEWEQELLASATASAPSDAGPVATETTTETS; encoded by the coding sequence ATGGCTGTTGTAACCATGAAGCAGCTGCTTGACAGCGGCACCCACTTCGGGCATCAGACCCGACGCTGGAACCCCAAGATGAAGCGGTTCATCTTCACCGACCGCAATGGCATCTACATCATCGATCTGCAGCAGACGCTGACCTACATCGATCAGGCCTACGAGTTCGTCAAGGAGACCGTCGCCCACGGCGGCAGCATCCTGTTCGTCGGCACCAAGAAGCAGGCTCAGGAGTCCATCGCTGACGAGGCCACCCGCGTCGGGATGCCTTATGTCAACCAGCGCTGGCTGGGCGGCATGCTCACCAACTTCTCCACCGTGCACAAGCGTCTGCAGCGTCTCAAGGAGCTCGAGGCGATGGAGCAGACCGGTGGCTTCGAGGGTCGCACCAAGAAGGAAATCCTGATGCTGACCCGCGAGAAGAACAAGCTCGAGCGCAGCCTCGGCGGTATTCGGGACATGCAGAAGGTGCCCTCGGCGATCTGGGTCGTCGACACCAACAAGGAGCACCTGGCGGTCAGCGAGGCCATCAAGCTGGGTATCCCGGTCATCGCGATCCTGGACACCAACTGCGACCCGGATCAGGTCAACTACCCGATCCCGGGCAACGACGATGCGATCCGCTCGGCGGCGCTGCTGACCAAGGTGATCGCCTCGGCGGTTGCCGAAGGCCTGCAGGCCCGCTCGGGTGCGGGCGACAAGTCCGGCTCCGAGGCCGGCGCCGGTGCCGAGCCGCTGGCCGAATGGGAGCAGGAGCTGCTCGCCAGCGCCACCGCGTCGGCCCCCAGCGACGCCGGGCCGGTCGCCACCGAAACCACCACTGAAACTTCTTAG
- the tsf gene encoding translation elongation factor Ts has product MANYTAADVKRLRELTGAGMLDCKNALAESDGDFDKAVEALRIKGAKDVGKRAERATAEGLVAAKGGALIELNSETDFVAKNAEFQQLANDVVDAAAAAKAGDVDALKAAKIGDKTVEQAVAELSAKIGEKLELRRAAYFDGNVEAYLHKRAADLPPAVGVLVEYTGDNTEAAHAVALQIAALKAKYLTREDVPEDIVANERRIAEETAKAEGKPEQALPKIVEGRVTGFYKDVVLLDQPSVSDNKKTVKALLDEAGVTVTRFVRFEVGQA; this is encoded by the coding sequence ATGGCTAACTACACCGCTGCCGACGTCAAGCGGCTTCGGGAGCTCACCGGCGCGGGCATGCTCGACTGCAAGAACGCCCTCGCCGAGAGCGACGGCGACTTCGACAAGGCTGTCGAGGCGCTGCGTATCAAGGGCGCCAAGGACGTCGGCAAGCGCGCCGAGCGCGCCACCGCCGAAGGCCTGGTTGCCGCCAAGGGCGGCGCGCTGATCGAGCTCAACTCCGAGACCGACTTCGTCGCCAAGAACGCCGAGTTCCAGCAGCTGGCCAACGACGTGGTGGATGCCGCCGCGGCCGCCAAGGCCGGCGATGTCGACGCACTCAAGGCCGCCAAGATCGGTGACAAGACGGTCGAGCAGGCCGTCGCGGAGCTCTCGGCCAAGATCGGCGAGAAGCTCGAGCTGCGCCGCGCGGCGTACTTCGACGGCAACGTTGAGGCCTACCTGCACAAGCGGGCTGCCGATCTGCCGCCCGCCGTGGGTGTCCTGGTCGAGTACACGGGCGATAACACAGAGGCCGCGCACGCCGTGGCGCTGCAGATCGCCGCGCTGAAGGCCAAGTACCTCACCCGTGAGGACGTGCCGGAGGACATCGTCGCCAACGAGCGTCGTATCGCCGAGGAGACCGCCAAGGCCGAGGGCAAGCCCGAGCAGGCGCTGCCCAAGATCGTGGAGGGTCGCGTCACCGGCTTCTACAAGGACGTCGTGCTGCTCGATCAGCCGTCGGTGTCCGAC